One Fusobacterium ulcerans DNA segment encodes these proteins:
- a CDS encoding D-Ala-D-Ala carboxypeptidase family metallohydrolase, protein MKKLSFFVILTILFSGCMFSRAEIRRDEKISRYFTMGEAVDSASAKKYGIDNTPSKQQAANIRYTAVRLDKFRKLLGRPIQVSSWYRSSRVNRRVGGSDSSAHQSGLAVDIMLKKGSAYKEFQKVMKSSLSYDQLIYYPKRGHLHIGFRKNMKKERQQVMIK, encoded by the coding sequence TTGAAAAAATTATCATTCTTTGTAATACTGACAATATTATTTTCAGGATGTATGTTTTCCCGAGCAGAGATTAGGAGAGATGAAAAAATCTCTAGATATTTTACAATGGGAGAGGCAGTAGATAGTGCCAGTGCCAAAAAATATGGGATAGATAATACACCTTCAAAACAGCAGGCAGCTAATATAAGATATACAGCTGTAAGGCTGGATAAATTTAGAAAACTGCTGGGAAGACCAATTCAGGTAAGCAGCTGGTATAGAAGCAGCCGTGTGAATAGGAGAGTAGGCGGCTCAGATAGTTCTGCTCATCAAAGTGGACTTGCTGTTGATATAATGTTGAAAAAAGGTTCAGCATACAAAGAGTTTCAAAAAGTAATGAAATCTTCATTAAGTTATGACCAATTAATATATTACCCTAAAAGAGGACATTTGCATATAGGTTTTCGAAAAAATATGAAAAAAGAAAGACAGCAAGTAATGATAAAATAG
- a CDS encoding DMT family transporter: MSNKTKAVLSMLISALGFTFMSVTVKYLKDIPLFEKVFFRNLVSLVIAFYLIKKSSAPVFGQRKNQLALLARAGFGLAGVILNFYAISHLTLADSTMLGKLSPIFVTIMACLFLKEKIDKEQIIGIFITFGGALLVIKPEFSLSIIPSIAGLLSAAAAGIAYTLLRYLKDKESPDTIVFYFSIVSVLGTLPFVLNDYIVPDSTQLMLLLATGLFASVGQFGITYAYKYSKATEVSIYNYSAIVFGIILGFIFFHEIPDMLSLLGGAIIIGIAYYTFKHNQKKA, from the coding sequence ATGTCAAACAAAACCAAAGCCGTATTATCCATGCTTATATCCGCTTTAGGATTTACATTTATGAGTGTTACTGTAAAATACCTAAAAGATATTCCATTATTTGAAAAAGTATTTTTTAGAAATCTGGTGAGCCTTGTTATAGCATTTTATCTGATTAAGAAATCCTCTGCTCCTGTTTTTGGACAAAGAAAAAATCAGTTGGCTCTTCTTGCGAGAGCAGGATTTGGACTTGCTGGAGTTATACTTAACTTCTATGCTATAAGTCATCTGACTCTTGCTGATTCCACTATGCTTGGAAAGCTGTCACCAATATTTGTCACTATTATGGCCTGCCTCTTTTTAAAAGAAAAAATAGATAAAGAGCAGATCATTGGTATATTTATCACATTTGGCGGAGCATTACTGGTTATAAAACCTGAATTTTCTCTGAGTATAATTCCAAGTATTGCTGGGCTGTTATCTGCCGCTGCTGCTGGAATTGCCTATACCCTCCTTAGATATCTGAAGGATAAGGAAAGTCCTGATACTATTGTATTTTATTTTTCTATTGTATCAGTGCTGGGAACTCTTCCATTTGTTCTTAATGACTATATTGTCCCTGATTCAACTCAGCTTATGCTTTTATTAGCTACCGGGCTCTTTGCTTCTGTAGGTCAATTTGGTATAACTTACGCCTATAAATATTCAAAAGCTACAGAGGTATCTATTTATAATTATTCAGCTATTGTTTTTGGTATTATACTAGGATTTATATTCTTCCATGAAATACCTGATATGCTGAGCCTTCTAGGTGGAGCTATAATTATAGGTATTGCCTACTATACATTCAAACACAATCAGAAAAAAGCTTAA
- a CDS encoding NUDIX hydrolase, producing the protein MTKYKHLEKKELFRNNHITVYSEKLQLPNEKIVDWTFTGKKEAAGIVASFDDDTILMVKQYRPAVKKVTMEIPAGLVEEGEDPQEAALRELEEETGYKAGKIEKMCEFYNSPGITDGKFYIYYAEELKKTHQHLDDDEFLEVERIPIKDINITNLSDAKTMLAVSFINHKRR; encoded by the coding sequence TATTACAGTTTATAGTGAAAAATTGCAGCTTCCAAATGAAAAAATTGTAGACTGGACATTTACAGGGAAAAAGGAAGCAGCAGGAATAGTGGCATCTTTTGATGATGATACAATACTTATGGTAAAGCAGTACAGACCAGCAGTAAAAAAAGTCACTATGGAGATACCAGCAGGACTGGTAGAAGAGGGAGAAGATCCTCAAGAGGCAGCTTTAAGAGAGCTGGAAGAGGAAACCGGATATAAGGCTGGAAAAATAGAAAAAATGTGTGAATTTTACAACAGCCCTGGAATAACAGATGGAAAGTTTTATATTTATTATGCTGAAGAATTAAAAAAAACTCACCAGCACCTAGATGATGATGAGTTTTTAGAAGTTGAAAGAATACCTATAAAAGATATTAATATAACAAATCTCTCAGATGCCAAAACAATGCTGGCAGTGAGCTTTATAAATCACAAGAGACGTTAA
- a CDS encoding N-acetylmuramoyl-L-alanine amidase, which yields MMKKKCLVLFLMSIIFFSCSRVNYKIDDKSYQAKGKDSRIKYIVLHYTATNDEVGIRALTGPNVSSHYLITSKAEDPTYALVPHNERAWHAGVSEFAGRSNINDTSIGIEIVNIGIKAIPGAPKYDGFFRPYDEYVDFDDAQIEKAAALLKVLIKEYNIKPKFIVGHSDVAPLRKIDPGPKFPWERLYKEYNIGAWYDESDKIFFMNQTLFDVTPVHEIKDELRKYGYKINTTDEWDEESKRVVYNFKAHFNPKMLSEEMDLESFAILKALNKKYK from the coding sequence ATGATGAAGAAAAAATGTTTGGTGCTATTTCTGATGTCAATAATTTTTTTCTCATGCAGCCGTGTTAATTACAAAATAGATGATAAATCTTATCAGGCTAAAGGGAAAGACAGTAGAATAAAATATATTGTTCTGCATTATACAGCAACGAATGATGAGGTGGGGATAAGAGCTTTAACCGGTCCAAATGTCAGTTCTCATTATTTAATAACTTCTAAAGCAGAAGATCCAACATATGCTTTAGTCCCTCACAATGAGAGAGCATGGCATGCTGGAGTGAGTGAATTTGCTGGAAGAAGCAATATTAATGATACATCTATTGGTATAGAAATAGTAAACATTGGAATAAAAGCTATTCCAGGTGCACCAAAATACGATGGATTTTTCAGACCATATGACGAGTATGTAGATTTTGATGATGCACAGATAGAAAAAGCAGCAGCCCTATTAAAAGTTTTAATAAAAGAATATAATATAAAACCAAAATTTATTGTGGGACATTCAGATGTAGCCCCACTAAGAAAAATTGATCCAGGTCCGAAATTTCCTTGGGAAAGACTGTACAAAGAATATAATATAGGGGCATGGTATGATGAAAGCGATAAAATCTTCTTTATGAATCAGACTTTATTTGATGTAACTCCTGTACATGAAATAAAAGATGAGCTTAGAAAATATGGCTATAAAATCAACACTACTGATGAATGGGATGAAGAAAGCAAAAGGGTAGTATACAACTTTAAAGCACACTTTAATCCAAAAATGTTAAGTGAAGAAATGGACTTAGAAAGCTTTGCTATTTTGAAAGCTCTGAACAAGAAATATAAATAA
- a CDS encoding cold-shock protein — MLKGTVKWFNKDKGFGFISGEDGNDYFVHYSNINSKGFRSLEEGQAVTFEVTEGNKGPVASNVTVA; from the coding sequence ATGCTAAAAGGAACTGTAAAATGGTTTAACAAAGACAAAGGGTTTGGATTTATTTCTGGTGAGGATGGAAACGATTATTTCGTACACTATTCTAACATCAACTCAAAAGGATTTAGATCTTTAGAAGAAGGACAAGCTGTAACTTTCGAAGTTACTGAAGGAAACAAAGGTCCAGTTGCTTCTAATGTAACTGTAGCATAG
- a CDS encoding toxin-antitoxin system YwqK family antitoxin — protein MEKNKLFIIPVVILLCIAAVAYYNRYTFYQFLPAQLDDNYSTVNGIMMNGKDQIPFTGRLKTDLGNRIEIYSYKDGKLDGLNVAYQNGKIKEIGHWKDGMQNGVFKLYTEKGILVDEATFKNEKRDGITKQYYDDTGNIKVEVYYSEGVLNGLAKEYYQNKKLYREIIYSYGKREGLTKEYYENGKTKIEMYYELDVPNGSYKMYDINGQIQLEGRFENGEFVPESNEEISIEEIRNE, from the coding sequence ATGGAAAAAAATAAACTGTTTATAATACCTGTTGTAATTTTATTATGTATAGCTGCTGTAGCCTATTATAATAGATACACATTTTATCAATTTTTACCTGCTCAACTTGATGATAATTATAGTACTGTAAATGGAATTATGATGAATGGTAAAGATCAAATACCATTTACTGGAAGACTTAAAACAGATTTGGGAAATCGAATTGAAATTTATTCGTATAAAGATGGAAAACTGGATGGACTTAATGTTGCCTACCAAAATGGCAAAATTAAAGAAATAGGACATTGGAAAGATGGTATGCAAAATGGAGTATTTAAACTTTATACAGAAAAAGGAATTCTAGTTGATGAGGCAACATTTAAAAATGAAAAAAGAGATGGAATTACTAAACAATATTATGATGATACTGGGAATATAAAAGTAGAGGTATATTATAGTGAAGGTGTTTTAAATGGACTGGCAAAGGAATATTATCAAAATAAAAAGCTGTATCGAGAAATTATTTATAGTTATGGAAAAAGAGAAGGATTAACTAAGGAATATTATGAAAACGGCAAGACAAAAATAGAGATGTATTATGAGCTAGATGTGCCAAATGGTTCGTATAAAATGTATGATATTAATGGGCAGATTCAACTGGAAGGAAGATTTGAAAATGGGGAATTTGTTCCTGAATCTAATGAAGAAATAAGTATAGAAGAAATTAGAAATGAGTGA
- the hydE gene encoding [FeFe] hydrogenase H-cluster radical SAM maturase HydE: MRIEEILEKEKLTRDDLITLMKITDSKELDMLYKKAYEVKTKEVGRKVYYRGLIEISNICIKNCNYCGIRKGNCKTERFSMSKEEIMKGVKWIYENNYGSLALQSGERQDDEFTDFIEDIIKEIKKLSNGRLGITLSLGEQSYETYKRWFDAGAHRYLLRIESTNEELFKKLHPQDGKHTFEVRKKCLEYLRNIGYQVGTGVMIGLPGQTEEDLVDDILFYRDMKIDMIGMGPYIIHKDTPLGQEWEHIVLPKEKRVELGLKMIAITRIFLRDVNIAATTALQGLDSHGREKGLLAGANILMPTATLEEHKKKYLLYDDKPGIEDSVEKCRDDMDMKVKSIGDEIVYGEWGDSLHFKRKKK, encoded by the coding sequence ATGAGAATAGAAGAGATATTAGAGAAAGAAAAATTAACTAGAGACGACTTGATTACTCTTATGAAAATAACTGATTCTAAAGAATTGGATATGCTTTATAAAAAAGCTTATGAAGTAAAAACAAAAGAGGTAGGAAGAAAAGTTTATTATAGAGGACTTATAGAAATAAGTAATATATGTATAAAAAACTGTAATTATTGTGGAATAAGAAAAGGAAACTGTAAAACTGAAAGATTTTCTATGTCTAAAGAAGAGATAATGAAGGGGGTAAAATGGATTTATGAAAATAATTATGGTTCATTGGCACTTCAATCTGGAGAGAGACAGGATGATGAATTTACTGATTTTATAGAAGATATAATAAAAGAGATAAAAAAGCTTTCTAACGGGAGGCTGGGGATAACTCTTTCACTGGGAGAGCAGTCTTATGAAACATATAAAAGATGGTTTGATGCAGGAGCACATAGATATCTGTTGAGAATTGAAAGTACAAATGAGGAGCTGTTTAAGAAGCTTCATCCTCAAGATGGGAAACATACCTTCGAGGTTAGAAAAAAATGTTTAGAATATTTAAGAAATATAGGATATCAAGTAGGAACAGGAGTTATGATAGGACTTCCAGGTCAAACTGAAGAGGATTTAGTAGATGATATTCTTTTTTACAGAGATATGAAAATAGATATGATAGGAATGGGACCATATATAATTCACAAGGACACACCATTGGGACAGGAATGGGAACATATAGTGCTTCCTAAAGAAAAAAGAGTGGAACTTGGATTGAAAATGATAGCTATAACAAGAATATTCCTAAGAGATGTAAATATAGCAGCTACTACAGCATTGCAGGGCTTGGACTCACATGGAAGGGAAAAGGGGCTTCTGGCAGGTGCTAATATACTTATGCCGACTGCTACATTAGAGGAGCATAAGAAAAAATATCTTCTTTATGATGATAAGCCCGGTATAGAAGACAGTGTTGAAAAATGCAGAGATGACATGGATATGAAAGTAAAATCTATTGGTGATGAAATAGTATATGGAGAATGGGGAGACTCGCTTCATTTTAAAAGAAAGAAAAAATAA
- a CDS encoding HU family DNA-binding protein, which yields MTKKDFAKALFEKGIFVSKAESERKVDAILTEIEEVLKSGDELNFIGWGKFEVVQKAERMGRNPKTGEEIKIEAKKTVKFKAGKTLTDKMN from the coding sequence ATGACAAAAAAGGATTTTGCAAAAGCTTTATTTGAAAAAGGGATATTTGTTTCTAAAGCTGAATCAGAAAGAAAAGTTGACGCTATTTTAACAGAGATCGAAGAAGTACTAAAATCTGGTGATGAATTAAACTTTATTGGATGGGGAAAATTTGAAGTAGTTCAAAAAGCTGAAAGAATGGGAAGAAACCCTAAAACTGGTGAAGAAATCAAAATAGAAGCTAAGAAGACTGTAAAATTCAAAGCTGGAAAAACTTTAACAGACAAAATGAATTAA